The genomic stretch TGCATCGAACAAGGCCTTATTGTATTTGGACTTAATGCCATGAGATAATAAATTAACATACCCCTGCTTAGCGAGATCAAAGCAATGTTTTTCCGCGCAGATCAGACTCTTCTTATCCACAAGCCTCAGGGTATGTTGGCAGACGGGGCATCTCAAGAGATTCTCAAAATGGCCAGTGAGGGCATCGCTGAGGATAATACTTCTTGGCATTTTAAGCATCCTTTCAAGTGAGGGGTCACATAGTATAGTGTATAATTAAGACGAGGATTGCTACATTTCTAATAATAACAACATTTACCTGTCTTGAAAAGTCAGGACACGACAATATTCATGAAAAGTAGCATGGTTTCTCTATCAAGGGGGGTCAGAACATATGAAAATCAAAGGGATAGCTATAGTCATCTTAACCCTGTTGATGTCACTTTTCCTCGTTACCCCCTGCTTCGCTAATGCAGCGGAGCCTCCATCTATCGTTATCCTCGTTCCCAACGCGCCTGAGGAACTTGCGATTAGCCTGATCACGGATTCCTCCGGCAAAGCCAAGATAACAGACAAGGCCTTCGAAAGGTACTACGCCTTTTACTATCGAGACTTAAAGGATACCGGAGATTATAGTTTTGAGGTTACCACCCCAGAAGGTTCTTTCCTGATTCATGTGGAGAAACCCGTCAAGGCTTATAACAATATCTTTACCTTAGATATGCAGCAGCAAACCTTAGAACCAGGAAAATCCCTGACGCGCTCACTTTCTCTAGTATCTTTGCGAGTGCTCCTGACCTTGCTGATTGAAGCGGGCGTCTTTTGGCTTTTTGGTTATCGAGAAAAAAGATCTTGGTATCCCTTTTTTGCCATCAATCTCATTACCCAAGGAGCTCTCAATATCTGGCTTAATGAATTTTCGCCTCTGGCCAGTTATCTAGTGCTTAACCTCATCATCGGAGAAGTCCAGGTCTTTTTCGTCGAACTCATTGTCTTAATGGCCTTTTTGCGAGAACATGGAAGGCTGAGAACGTTTAGCTATGTGATTATAGCCAATCTCATGAGTTTGATTGCCGGAGGTTATATTATTACCTGTTTACCGATTTGATAGTTAAGGAAGGAAGGTACCTTATGAATAAGAGATGGTTAATCTGGGGACCCGCTCTAGGGGTTATGCTTTTCACCCTCACCGGTTGTGTTCCCGGTGATGGCTCCTACACTTTTAACGAGCCTGCAGGGTTTTTGTCTGGTGTTTGGCATGGCTGGATTGCACCGTTCTCCCTGATTGCGGGGATTTTTATGGACGGGATCCGGGTTTATGAGATATTCAATACGGGTTGGTGGTATGATTTTGGCTTCTATATCGCTGTGATTAGCGGCTTTGGGGGATTGTCCCTGTCCCGAAAAAAGAAAAAGGAAGGCAAGTAGTTCTAAATGAATAAACGAGATTTTGCCATCGCCCTGATGATTGTGACAGCTTGGGGTGTGAATTTTACTGTCATAAAACTAGGTCTTCATGATATTCCATCCATGCTCCTAGCCGCCTTGAGATATTTAGCCACCGCCTTTCCGGCACTCCTTTTTATTAAGCCTCCCGCCGTAGCCTGGCGTTACACAATCGGCTTTGGGTTGACCGTGGGTTTGGGCCAGTTTGCCTGCTTGTTTTACGCTATCGAAATCGGGATGCCCGCCGGTGTGGCATCCGTGGTCTTGCAATCCCAAGCCTTCTTTACGTTCTTATTCGCCGCCCTGACTCTTAAGGAAAAGATTCGGAGCCGACAAATTCTTGGTCTCATGGTAGGAATACTCGGTTTGTACTTTATCGGCGGTAATTTCGGTGCTAGAGGGATAAGCGAAATCCCTCTGGGTGGTTTACTCTTAACCGTAGTGGCCGCGGTCTCTGCGGGATTTTCCAATATTGTCATAAAATTAGCTTCTAAAAGCAGTGTCACGAAGGGCCAGAGGCTGGATATGCTAAGCTTGGTGGTCTGGTCCAGTTTAGTCCCGATCATCCCTATGTTGGGGATTGCTTTAACCTTAGATACTCCCCAGACTTTGATATCTGCTGTGCAAAACATGGATATCCCAGCAATTTTAGCCGTGCTTTATATTGCTTATGTCGCCACTTTGTTTGGCAATGCCACTTGGAGTGAACTGATGGCTAAATACCCGGTCACCCAAGTTGCCCCTATCTCCCTCCTTGTTCCCATCACGGGCTTGATTACCGCTCAAATCGTCTTAGCTGAGTATCTAGACCTATGGCAATGGCTGGGATGCTTTGTCATTCTTTTCGGTTTAGTGATTATGAATTTTGGCATGACGCCCCTGCGTTTGCTTTTAAAGAAGAGGTAAGCTCTGACCGATTTCTGTAGTTTTTGAGGTGAAAACACATGGAGATTATCGAAGATAAACTGCGTGAATTAGAAAGCATCCCTTATTTGGGGAGATACCCTAAAGATTTTAGCGAATTTTGGCTGGAGAGCTTAAGGACTGATCATAGGGTTACGGCTCGCCTGGAGTTAGAAAGAATCTCTTACCCTATTGCTAAGGTTGAGGTATTTTCAGCGACCGTTCTAGCCGGAGACGAGGTCGAGTTAAAGGGGTATTATCTAAGGCCAGCCTTAACAGCGAATAACACTGATGGCCTTGGGAAAAGAGAAAAGATAGAGCTAAGTCTTGACGAAAGGGTGCAGTCTCAGCTGCTCCCCGGAATAGTGCGCTTTCATGGCTATTCCGGCAATCGGGGCCAGATCTCTGAGTTGCTTTTATGGGCTTTGCAAGGTTATGCCATCCTTGCCTTAGATGTACGGGGGCAAAGTGGAGAGACACCTGATCACCGCGTCTATCCCTCTGGGTCTTTTTCCGGCTGGATGACCTTAGGTCTGGAATCTCCGCGCCGCCATTACTTTCGCCAAGTCTATCTGGATGCGGTCCGAGCGGTGGCGGCTCTTGCCAATCAATCTGAGGTAGATGAAAGGCGAATCGGCTGTATAGGCAAAAGTCAAGGCGGTGGCCTTGCAGTTGCCGCCGCGGCACTTACGAATACTTTGGGAAAAGAAGTGGGGTTGCGAAGCCAAGTGAAGGCAGTTTCGGCCGCCATTCCTTTTCTCTGTGATTTTCGCCGCGGTTATCAGCTGCAGAGTGATGGTCCTCTCGATGAGCTGGTCTGGTATTTTAAACTTCATGA from Desulfitobacterium dichloroeliminans LMG P-21439 encodes the following:
- a CDS encoding O-acetylserine/cysteine exporter yields the protein MNKRDFAIALMIVTAWGVNFTVIKLGLHDIPSMLLAALRYLATAFPALLFIKPPAVAWRYTIGFGLTVGLGQFACLFYAIEIGMPAGVASVVLQSQAFFTFLFAALTLKEKIRSRQILGLMVGILGLYFIGGNFGARGISEIPLGGLLLTVVAAVSAGFSNIVIKLASKSSVTKGQRLDMLSLVVWSSLVPIIPMLGIALTLDTPQTLISAVQNMDIPAILAVLYIAYVATLFGNATWSELMAKYPVTQVAPISLLVPITGLITAQIVLAEYLDLWQWLGCFVILFGLVIMNFGMTPLRLLLKKR
- a CDS encoding acetylxylan esterase, translated to MEIIEDKLRELESIPYLGRYPKDFSEFWLESLRTDHRVTARLELERISYPIAKVEVFSATVLAGDEVELKGYYLRPALTANNTDGLGKREKIELSLDERVQSQLLPGIVRFHGYSGNRGQISELLLWALQGYAILALDVRGQSGETPDHRVYPSGSFSGWMTLGLESPRRHYFRQVYLDAVRAVAALANQSEVDERRIGCIGKSQGGGLAVAAAALTNTLGKEVGLRSQVKAVSAAIPFLCDFRRGYQLQSDGPLDELVWYFKLHDPEHRGEKEIFKTLDYFDTVHFAPWLGEEVSSLVSMGLKDTVCPPITIYALYRAIHGKKQLLAYPEYGHESPDEFVDRQIEFLAGVLGV